A single genomic interval of Pan paniscus chromosome 18, NHGRI_mPanPan1-v2.0_pri, whole genome shotgun sequence harbors:
- the IST1 gene encoding IST1 homolog isoform X6, with protein MHKLSVEAPPKILVERYLIEIAKNYNVPYEPDSVVMAEAPPGVETDLIDVGFTDDVKKGGPGRGGGGFTAPVGGPDGTVPMPMPMPSANTPFSYPLPKGPSDFNGLPMGTYQAFPNIHPPQIPATPPSYESVDDINADKNISSAQIVGPGPKPEASAKLPSRPADNYDNFVLPELPSVPDTLPTASAGASTSASEDIDFDDLSRRFEELKKKT; from the exons ATGCACAAGCTGAGTGTGGAAGCCCCACCCAAAATCCTGGTGGAGAGATACCTGATTGAAATTGCAAAGAATTACAATGTACCCTATGAACCTGACTCTGTGGTCATG gcAGAAGCTCCTCCTGGGGTAGAGACAGATCTTATTGATGTTGGATTCACAGATGATGTGAAGAAAGGAGGCCCTGGAAGAGGGGGTGGTGGCTTCACAGCACCAGTTGGTGGACCTGATGGAACGGTGCCAATGCCCATGCccatgccatctgcaaatacgCCTTTCTCATATCCACTGCCAAAGGGACCA TCAGATTTCAATGGACTGCCAATGGGGACTTATCAGGCCTTTCCCAATATTCATCCACCTCAGATACCAGCAACTCCCCCATCGTATGAATCT GTAGATGACATTAATGCTGATAAGAATATCTCTTCTGCACAGATTGTTG GTCCTGGACCCAAGCCAGAAGCCTCTGCAAAGCTTCCTTCCAGACCTGCGGATAACTATGACAACTTTGTCCTACCAGAGTTGCCATCTGTGCCAGACACACTACCAACTGCATCTGCTGGTGCCAGCACCTCAGCATCTGAAGACATTGACTTTGATGATCTTTCCCGGAGGTTTGAAgagctgaaaaagaaaacatag